One genomic window of Desulfobacteraceae bacterium includes the following:
- the xseB gene encoding exodeoxyribonuclease VII small subunit, with product MASPNFEKALQQLEEIVQELEAGDLPLEKALKRFEDGIRLSKLCAQKLDETEKRVTLLMRDSAGNLSETPFADKRGENDV from the coding sequence ATGGCCTCCCCCAACTTTGAAAAAGCCCTGCAGCAGCTCGAGGAGATTGTCCAAGAACTGGAAGCCGGTGATCTGCCGCTTGAAAAAGCCCTGAAAAGATTTGAAGACGGCATCCGGCTCTCCAAGCTGTGCGCCCAGAAGCTCGATGAAACCGAAAAACGGGTCACCCTGCTGATGCGGGATTCGGCCGGCAATCTGAGCGAAACCCCTTTTGCCGATAAGCGCGGCGAAAACGATGTTTGA
- the xseA gene encoding exodeoxyribonuclease VII large subunit — protein sequence MKDVQADTPSQIYTVSRLTAEIKTLLEDRYPFIWVSGEVTNFVRAGSGHFYFALKDDKAQIKAVMFRGQTRGVKFLPENGMHLCGLGRISVYEPRGVYQIIFEFLEPQGVGALQVAFEQLKNRLAAEGLFDARHKKPLPPVPRCVGLITSPAGAALQDLLQIMGRRFPNLAVEILPVRVQGQGAAEEIAAALVIANLRAAADVIIVARGGGSLEDLSAFNTEAVARAIFTSRIPVVSAVGHETDFTIADFVADLRAPTPSAAAELVVPLKSELNARCRGVYALLLQAMLRLLAARRDALGQTRRALVDPRKRLQDLRLRLDDHLGRLQRAGIRDLQMRRERLSWRVKKLFAHSPLERVQHHKATIELINSKILSFMNKNYIIKKSRLNTAAGKLSALGPPAVLARGYSITRSLPDGRVVRDSRQVDIGQVLRVIVAKGSLTCKIEDRSDHGLPQL from the coding sequence GTGAAGGACGTTCAAGCCGACACCCCCAGCCAGATCTACACGGTCTCCCGACTCACCGCCGAGATAAAAACCCTTCTGGAAGACCGCTATCCCTTCATCTGGGTTTCCGGTGAGGTCACCAATTTCGTGCGTGCCGGTTCGGGCCATTTCTATTTCGCACTCAAGGACGACAAGGCCCAGATCAAGGCGGTGATGTTTCGCGGTCAGACCCGCGGCGTCAAATTTCTCCCCGAAAACGGCATGCACCTCTGCGGTCTGGGCCGCATCAGCGTCTACGAGCCCCGGGGTGTGTATCAGATCATTTTCGAATTCTTGGAACCCCAGGGGGTCGGTGCGCTTCAGGTGGCGTTCGAACAGCTCAAAAATCGGCTGGCCGCCGAGGGCCTCTTCGACGCCCGGCACAAAAAACCCCTGCCTCCGGTTCCCCGCTGCGTTGGGTTGATCACCTCTCCGGCCGGCGCCGCGCTACAGGACCTGCTTCAAATCATGGGGCGCCGTTTTCCCAACCTGGCGGTCGAAATCCTGCCGGTGCGGGTCCAGGGGCAAGGGGCCGCCGAGGAAATCGCCGCCGCCCTGGTGATTGCCAACCTGCGCGCAGCCGCGGATGTGATCATCGTGGCCCGCGGCGGCGGCTCGCTGGAGGATCTCAGCGCCTTCAATACCGAGGCCGTGGCGCGGGCCATTTTCACCTCCCGCATTCCCGTGGTTTCGGCGGTGGGCCATGAAACCGATTTCACCATTGCCGACTTTGTGGCCGATCTGCGGGCGCCAACCCCTTCGGCCGCGGCCGAGCTGGTGGTGCCGCTGAAATCCGAGCTGAACGCCCGCTGCCGGGGTGTGTACGCCCTTCTGCTGCAAGCCATGTTGCGCCTTCTGGCCGCGCGGCGCGATGCCCTGGGACAGACCCGGCGCGCCCTGGTCGACCCCCGCAAGCGGCTCCAAGACCTGCGGCTGCGACTGGACGATCACCTCGGTCGGCTTCAACGCGCGGGCATCCGCGACCTGCAGATGCGCCGCGAGCGCCTCTCATGGCGGGTCAAGAAACTCTTTGCCCATTCCCCCCTGGAAAGGGTTCAGCACCATAAAGCGACGATTGAATTAATAAACTCCAAGATTCTGAGTTTTATGAATAAAAATTATATCATAAAAAAATCACGACTGAACACTGCGGCTGGCAAATTGAGCGCCCTCGGTCCGCCGGCGGTCTTGGCCCGGGGCTACAGCATTACCCGCTCGCTTCCCGATGGCAGGGTCGTTCGGGACAGCCGTCAGGTGGACATCGGCCAGGTTCTCCGGGTAATCGTGGCAAAAGGAAGTTTAACCTGCAAGATTGAGGATAGAAGCGACCATGGCCTCCCCCAACTTTGA
- the dxs gene encoding 1-deoxy-D-xylulose-5-phosphate synthase, translating into MPLLTQIDSPEDLKNLRRKQLPALAAEIRQQIVEVVSHTGGHLAPSLGVVELAIAIHYVFDAPGDKIIWDVGHQAYAHKLLTGRRDRFATLRQFGGLCGFTRRSESPYDAFSTGHSSTSISAGLGMSCAKRLKNDPGKVIAVIGDGSMTAGIAYEGLNQAGDINKDLIVILNDNDMSIARNVGALSSFLSRTFSTKYLQDLRKEFGEFLKSLPKIGDDVYQFAKRSEESFKSFITPGMLFEAFGFTYFGPINGHNLTHLIDILNNVKALREPVLLHVTTKKGKGYPPAEENPVYFHGCGCFEVNTGNCIQHPGDPPSYTQVFGQSLVELAEKNSAIVAVTAAMPEGTGLRQFSEAFPERFFDVGIAEQHGVTFAAGLAAEGMRPVVAIYSTFLQRAYDQILHDVCIDSLPVIFALDRGGIVGEDGATHHGLFDLSFLRSLPNMVVMAPKDENELRRMLVTALSHDGPVAFRYPRGIGVGVPVEKDDTPLAIGKGEILTDGDDLLLLAIGRGVQEALQARELLAQDGIAATVVNCRFVKPLDIDLICPLAAKVSRIVTVEENMRQGGFGSAVLEALADSELTGFTLRRVGVADTFVEHGTQKILRSRYGVDAAAIVAAARQMLESSPRPRNAAS; encoded by the coding sequence TTGCCTTTATTGACCCAAATCGACTCACCGGAAGACCTGAAAAACCTGCGCCGCAAACAGCTGCCGGCCCTTGCAGCCGAAATCCGGCAGCAGATCGTCGAGGTCGTCTCCCACACCGGCGGGCATCTGGCGCCCAGTCTGGGCGTGGTTGAGCTGGCGATCGCCATCCACTACGTTTTTGACGCACCGGGGGATAAGATCATCTGGGACGTGGGGCATCAGGCCTATGCCCACAAACTGCTGACCGGCCGCCGCGACCGCTTCGCGACCCTGCGCCAGTTCGGGGGCCTGTGCGGCTTTACGCGCCGCTCGGAAAGCCCCTACGACGCCTTTTCCACCGGCCACAGCAGCACCTCGATTTCCGCCGGTCTGGGGATGTCGTGCGCCAAACGCCTCAAAAACGACCCCGGCAAGGTGATCGCCGTGATCGGCGACGGCTCCATGACCGCCGGCATCGCCTACGAGGGGCTCAACCAAGCCGGCGACATCAACAAGGACCTGATCGTGATCCTCAACGACAACGACATGTCCATCGCCCGCAACGTCGGCGCCCTCTCCTCTTTTCTCAGCCGCACCTTCTCCACCAAGTACCTCCAGGACCTACGCAAGGAGTTCGGCGAGTTTCTCAAATCGCTGCCCAAAATCGGCGACGACGTTTATCAGTTCGCCAAACGCTCGGAGGAGTCCTTCAAAAGCTTCATCACCCCCGGCATGCTGTTTGAGGCCTTCGGCTTCACCTACTTCGGCCCCATCAACGGCCACAATCTGACCCACCTGATCGACATTCTCAACAACGTCAAGGCCCTGCGGGAGCCCGTGCTGCTGCACGTCACCACCAAGAAAGGCAAAGGCTACCCGCCCGCCGAGGAAAACCCGGTCTATTTCCACGGCTGCGGCTGCTTCGAAGTCAACACCGGCAACTGCATCCAGCATCCCGGCGACCCCCCCAGCTACACCCAGGTCTTCGGTCAGAGCCTGGTGGAACTGGCCGAAAAAAATTCCGCCATCGTCGCCGTCACCGCTGCCATGCCCGAGGGGACCGGCCTGCGCCAGTTTTCGGAGGCCTTCCCCGAGCGCTTTTTCGATGTGGGCATTGCCGAGCAGCACGGCGTCACCTTCGCGGCCGGGCTGGCCGCCGAAGGGATGCGGCCGGTGGTGGCGATCTACTCGACCTTCCTGCAGCGGGCCTACGACCAGATACTGCACGACGTCTGCATCGATTCGCTGCCGGTGATTTTCGCACTGGACCGCGGCGGCATCGTCGGCGAGGACGGCGCCACCCACCACGGCCTGTTCGATTTGTCCTTCCTGCGCAGTCTGCCCAACATGGTGGTCATGGCCCCCAAGGACGAAAACGAACTGCGCCGGATGCTGGTGACGGCCCTTTCCCACGACGGACCGGTGGCCTTCCGCTATCCCCGGGGAATCGGCGTGGGAGTGCCGGTGGAAAAAGACGACACCCCGCTTGCGATCGGCAAGGGGGAGATCCTGACCGACGGCGATGACCTGCTTCTGCTGGCCATCGGCCGCGGCGTGCAGGAGGCCCTCCAGGCGCGCGAGTTACTGGCCCAGGACGGCATCGCGGCCACCGTGGTCAACTGCCGCTTTGTCAAACCCCTCGACATCGATTTGATTTGCCCCTTGGCGGCAAAGGTCTCCAGAATCGTGACCGTCGAGGAAAACATGCGTCAGGGTGGGTTCGGCAGCGCCGTCCTGGAGGCCCTCGCCGACAGCGA
- a CDS encoding polyprenyl synthetase family protein, which translates to MFELASYLDARRRQVEAALARVFEELGSPGRLIDAMRYSLMAGGKRLRPVLCMAACEAVGAKPEVALKPACALELIHTYSLIHDDLPAMDDDALRRGQPTCHVAFDEATAILAGDALLTLAFQVLAQPSADGQPATETQIAVIARISRAAGCRGMVEGQMRDIAAEGRPMALDRLAELHGLKTGALITAAVGSGALWAGGSEAQVRALEHYGAKIGLAFQVTDDNLNVEGDPAELGKAVGTDAARSKTTYPALLGLERSKALARELVGEGLQAIAAFDTKADPLRAIANYIVKRRR; encoded by the coding sequence ATGTTTGAGCTGGCGTCCTATCTGGACGCGCGCCGGCGTCAGGTCGAGGCCGCGCTGGCCCGTGTTTTTGAGGAACTCGGCAGTCCCGGGCGGCTGATCGATGCCATGCGCTATTCGCTCATGGCCGGCGGCAAACGCCTGCGCCCGGTGCTCTGCATGGCCGCCTGCGAGGCCGTCGGTGCAAAACCTGAAGTAGCCCTCAAACCAGCCTGCGCCCTGGAATTGATTCACACCTACTCGCTGATCCATGACGATCTGCCGGCCATGGACGACGATGCCCTGCGCCGGGGTCAGCCGACCTGCCACGTGGCCTTCGACGAAGCCACCGCCATTCTCGCCGGAGACGCCCTGCTGACCCTTGCCTTCCAGGTCCTGGCCCAACCCAGTGCCGACGGCCAACCGGCAACTGAAACCCAGATCGCCGTGATTGCCCGGATCTCCCGCGCCGCCGGCTGCCGGGGGATGGTCGAGGGCCAGATGCGGGATATCGCCGCCGAAGGTCGACCCATGGCGTTGGACCGGCTGGCCGAGCTGCACGGCCTCAAAACCGGCGCTCTGATCACGGCCGCGGTTGGCAGCGGGGCCCTCTGGGCCGGGGGCAGCGAAGCGCAGGTGCGCGCTTTGGAGCATTACGGCGCCAAAATCGGCCTGGCCTTTCAGGTGACCGACGACAATCTCAATGTCGAGGGAGACCCTGCGGAGCTGGGCAAAGCGGTTGGCACCGATGCCGCCCGCAGCAAAACCACCTACCCCGCCCTGCTGGGTCTGGAGCGTTCCAAAGCCCTGGCGCGGGAGCTGGTCGGGGAAGGCTTGCAGGCAATCGCCGCATTTGATACGAAAGCAGACCCGCTTCGGGCGATCGCAAACTACATCGTCAAGCGCCGGCGGTAG